From Verrucomicrobiia bacterium, the proteins below share one genomic window:
- a CDS encoding sigma-70 family RNA polymerase sigma factor: MTSDCPVSTTDRQRFLTTRWSRVARACGTGEGARLALGELCEAYYAPVEAFLRRHAANPGEAPDLTQEFFARLLRGGGVAGANPDRGRFRSYLLGAVKHFLHDERVRRRAAKRGGDLVHVPLEAGPDSDTDTESGLQLPDPTSVAAGTEFDRRWANALLERALDRLEREMRAEGRSAQFEGLKPYLSGPEPPPPQAELAPRLGLGVVALKVAIHRLRRRFRDAVKAEIAETLADPAQVEEELRHLVRTLSS, translated from the coding sequence ATGACGAGCGACTGCCCCGTTTCCACCACCGATCGGCAGCGGTTCCTCACCACGCGATGGTCGCGGGTGGCACGGGCGTGCGGCACCGGGGAGGGGGCGAGGCTGGCCCTCGGAGAGCTGTGTGAGGCCTATTACGCGCCGGTGGAAGCCTTCCTTCGACGGCACGCGGCGAATCCGGGCGAGGCGCCGGATCTCACCCAGGAGTTCTTTGCCAGGCTGCTGCGGGGTGGCGGGGTCGCCGGTGCGAACCCGGATCGGGGCCGGTTCCGGTCGTACCTGCTGGGGGCGGTGAAGCACTTCCTCCACGATGAACGGGTCCGAAGGCGCGCCGCCAAACGGGGCGGGGACCTGGTTCACGTTCCCTTGGAAGCCGGACCCGATTCTGACACCGACACCGAATCCGGCCTGCAACTTCCGGATCCCACGTCCGTCGCGGCCGGGACCGAATTCGACCGGCGCTGGGCGAATGCACTCCTGGAACGGGCCCTCGACCGGCTCGAGCGCGAGATGCGCGCCGAGGGGCGGAGCGCCCAGTTCGAGGGGCTGAAGCCCTATCTGTCAGGACCCGAACCGCCGCCGCCCCAGGCCGAGCTGGCACCGCGGCTGGGGCTCGGCGTGGTGGCATTGAAGGTGGCCATTCACCGCCTACGGCGGCGGTTCCGGGACGCGGTCAAGGCGGAGATCGCCGAGACCCTGGCGGACCCGGCCCAGGTCGAGGAGGAATTGCGTCATCTGGTCCGTACCCTGAGTTCATGA
- a CDS encoding protein kinase, translating into MDTTPSTPPTAVCPTCGALIPADAPRGMCPNCLLAGAAVPTEPATGIGGTRPAVPSLARVAAAFPHLQIEGLIGLGGMGAVFKARQPHLDRWVALKILPESLAVRPEFVERFHREARLLARLNHPSIVTLHDFGVTGGLCFLLMEYVDGVNLRQAMRAGRFTPVEALALVPRICEALQFAHDEGVLHRDIKPENILLDRRGRVKIADFGIARLQGGPGEEPILTSSGSSLGTPAYMAPEQIENPASVDHRADIYSLGVVLYELLTGELPLGRFVPPSARTPLDQRVDAIVLRALAKEREARQQSATQFATEVERVSGRPPSPPPPVPPIARAAPAPASPAPLRPARETPARGATLSAVLSLSSAILALGFLLVFGLNGVARSHLRTSVQMDPVTLGVDRGRPSVGFGFGTRSTDEGSHSMKPRWALFLGLIPGLILAVPGLIGTLVGMGALGELREARGGRRGMTRALLGTMTWPCLVVGGGLAMILTAAAPSRPSRWILAEGGNWTFRVEFWWIPVAVVAGTLIGMAMTYGAWRWACGGSRRTGWPVVLATSGILLLPPCLVTAGIGQAIALRKELLAASGPPPHRHATEGLQATAQIRRIPAGPIEARFTAWSNGIPIDLPDLTFSIIPDPGSAHAWRQFHLRPSTNGAWTLWATGHMREPLGRQPARVFLGSGRNLISAPHGQIEVGPDEPRRWWPFLPPDDFPRGLDPEARADWGISVDFVAGER; encoded by the coding sequence ATGGACACGACGCCCTCAACACCCCCCACCGCCGTCTGCCCCACCTGCGGCGCCCTCATTCCGGCCGATGCCCCGCGCGGGATGTGTCCCAATTGCCTGCTTGCCGGGGCCGCGGTTCCCACCGAACCCGCAACCGGCATCGGCGGTACGCGTCCCGCGGTGCCGTCCCTCGCACGGGTGGCCGCCGCATTCCCCCATCTGCAGATTGAAGGCTTGATCGGGTTGGGCGGCATGGGAGCGGTGTTCAAGGCGCGGCAACCCCATCTCGACCGTTGGGTGGCCCTCAAGATCCTGCCCGAATCCCTGGCTGTCCGTCCCGAGTTCGTCGAGCGCTTCCACCGGGAAGCCCGGCTCCTGGCGCGCCTCAACCATCCCAGCATCGTGACCCTCCACGACTTCGGGGTGACGGGCGGACTCTGCTTCCTGCTGATGGAGTACGTGGACGGCGTCAATCTCCGCCAGGCCATGCGGGCCGGCCGGTTCACTCCGGTGGAAGCGCTGGCCCTGGTTCCCCGGATCTGCGAGGCGCTCCAATTCGCCCACGACGAGGGCGTCCTGCACCGCGACATCAAGCCGGAGAACATCCTCCTCGACCGCCGCGGCCGCGTGAAGATCGCCGACTTCGGCATCGCCCGGCTTCAGGGCGGGCCGGGGGAGGAACCCATCCTCACGTCCAGCGGATCGAGTCTCGGCACCCCGGCCTACATGGCTCCGGAACAGATCGAGAACCCGGCCTCGGTCGATCACCGTGCCGACATCTACTCCCTCGGCGTGGTTCTCTACGAATTGCTGACCGGCGAACTGCCTCTGGGCCGATTCGTGCCGCCATCGGCCCGGACGCCCCTCGATCAGCGGGTCGATGCCATCGTCCTGCGCGCCCTCGCCAAGGAACGCGAAGCCCGCCAGCAGAGCGCCACGCAGTTCGCGACCGAAGTCGAGCGGGTTTCAGGCCGCCCTCCCAGCCCACCGCCCCCGGTGCCGCCGATTGCCCGTGCCGCGCCTGCCCCTGCCTCACCCGCACCGCTTCGACCGGCCCGGGAAACCCCGGCGCGGGGCGCGACTCTGTCGGCCGTGTTAAGCCTCAGCAGCGCGATCCTGGCGTTGGGGTTCCTGCTGGTCTTCGGTCTCAATGGCGTCGCGAGGTCGCATCTCCGGACGTCGGTTCAGATGGACCCCGTGACGTTGGGAGTCGATCGCGGTCGTCCCAGCGTGGGGTTTGGATTTGGAACGCGGAGCACCGACGAGGGATCCCACTCGATGAAGCCGCGCTGGGCCCTGTTCCTGGGTCTGATTCCCGGCCTGATCCTCGCCGTTCCCGGCCTCATCGGAACCCTGGTCGGCATGGGGGCCCTCGGGGAATTGCGCGAGGCCCGGGGCGGGCGACGTGGCATGACCCGGGCGCTGCTCGGGACCATGACCTGGCCATGCCTGGTGGTGGGAGGCGGGTTGGCCATGATCCTCACGGCCGCAGCACCGTCCCGTCCCTCCCGCTGGATCCTGGCCGAGGGCGGGAACTGGACCTTCCGTGTAGAGTTCTGGTGGATCCCCGTTGCCGTGGTCGCGGGAACCCTGATCGGAATGGCGATGACCTATGGGGCCTGGCGCTGGGCTTGCGGTGGCTCACGTCGGACGGGCTGGCCGGTGGTGTTGGCAACGTCGGGGATCCTTCTCCTGCCACCCTGCCTGGTGACGGCCGGAATCGGTCAGGCCATCGCTCTCCGCAAGGAACTGCTGGCTGCATCGGGCCCCCCGCCGCATCGCCACGCCACGGAAGGGCTGCAGGCCACGGCCCAGATCCGCCGGATCCCGGCAGGGCCGATCGAGGCCCGGTTCACGGCCTGGTCGAACGGTATTCCCATCGATTTGCCCGATCTCACCTTCTCGATCATCCCCGATCCGGGCAGCGCCCATGCCTGGCGCCAGTTCCACCTGCGCCCCTCCACCAACGGCGCCTGGACCCTCTGGGCCACCGGTCACATGCGCGAACCCCTCGGCCGCCAGCCGGCCCGGGTCTTTCTCGGATCCGGTCGCAACCTGATCTCCGCCCCGCACGGACAGATCGAAGTGGGACCGGACGAACCCCGGCGCTGGTGGCCATTCCTCCCACCCGACGACTTCCCGCGCGGCCTCGATCCCGAGGCACGGGCGGACTGGGGCATCAGCGTGGATTTCGTCGCCGGGGAACGTTGA
- a CDS encoding VCBS repeat-containing protein has protein sequence MKAPLRKPLRSASSLHATRLRHPYGPCPALLLAALLLPGGLAAHGQIQWQKVNAPAIDSVSRSVLTAAWGDYDGDGRPDLYMAAVDVGSGILIRNRSEGFQRETTGPVATDIASRSGVAWGDWDNDGRLDLFVAAAGATPDRYYRNLGSGTFEVVSGATEQAGQVGMSAIAFDYDRDGWLDLFVVNGGGAAPQGDYLYRNSGNGTLVWVDDVPVVTEAMYSHGAAIGDYDGDGNPDIYVGHAWTQVSSLFRNLGSGRFDRVLVPPIAGPDSPAGVATVAWGDYDNDGDLDLYIVGTENLLFRNDGPAGFTLISNQPVTGAGADSAGAVWADFDNDGWLDLLVSRRSGGQRLYRSLGNGQFSPLPAAVSALLPNRANGVAIGDYDGDGLLDVLFSNWEASDGAPSLYRNTSSPTNGWLRVQLRGVESNRLGIGAVVRVEATIGGRTLRQMRQVGGFDSVGTHELAAHFGMGDAAIADTVRIEWPSGIVQELHQVALNRVLEVAEGPLAPIGFTPAGGSFTNSVRVTLTAGVPGAEIRYSIDGSEPVLDSNLYAAPFTLHATTTVRARLFLNGFPASDIVSAVYTADPGLRFVPNGGLFTNRLEVSVVTRLAGVSLRYTTNGTEPTLQSAEYGAPVSITAATTFRARAFLQSFPVSEVITAVFERVYAFDNDGIPADWRIRYFGEGYRTDPRAAVDADPDGDGSTNLQEFVADTDPLDPLSGFAVGIRAVPEIRFASVPSRTYRILRRTSVTSPESTVVATVVATGDAVVHVDLEAGLAVNPSLYVVELVE, from the coding sequence ATGAAGGCGCCCCTTCGTAAGCCGCTACGGTCCGCATCGAGTTTGCATGCCACCCGGTTGCGTCACCCATATGGGCCGTGCCCGGCCCTTCTCCTCGCTGCTTTGCTGCTTCCGGGAGGGCTCGCTGCGCACGGACAGATTCAGTGGCAGAAGGTCAATGCTCCGGCGATCGACTCCGTATCGCGGTCGGTCCTCACCGCTGCGTGGGGAGATTACGATGGCGACGGGCGCCCGGACCTCTACATGGCTGCGGTCGATGTGGGCAGTGGAATTCTCATTCGGAACCGGTCCGAGGGATTTCAACGGGAGACCACAGGGCCCGTTGCCACCGATATCGCCTCGCGGAGCGGCGTGGCATGGGGGGATTGGGATAACGATGGACGCCTGGATCTGTTCGTGGCAGCCGCTGGTGCAACGCCCGATCGTTATTACCGAAATCTGGGTTCAGGAACCTTCGAGGTCGTCTCGGGAGCGACCGAGCAGGCCGGCCAGGTGGGCATGAGTGCGATTGCCTTCGACTACGATCGGGACGGATGGCTGGATCTTTTTGTGGTCAACGGCGGCGGGGCCGCGCCCCAGGGTGATTACCTGTATCGCAATTCGGGCAACGGCACCCTGGTGTGGGTTGACGATGTTCCCGTGGTGACGGAAGCGATGTACTCCCATGGTGCGGCAATCGGGGACTACGATGGCGACGGGAATCCGGATATCTATGTGGGACATGCGTGGACCCAGGTCAGTTCCCTCTTTCGCAATCTGGGGAGCGGACGGTTCGATCGAGTGTTGGTGCCCCCCATCGCCGGACCCGACTCCCCCGCAGGCGTGGCGACGGTGGCCTGGGGGGACTACGACAACGATGGCGATCTCGATCTGTACATTGTCGGAACCGAGAACCTGCTCTTTCGCAATGACGGGCCGGCTGGGTTTACACTGATCAGCAATCAGCCGGTCACAGGGGCCGGTGCTGATTCGGCCGGGGCGGTCTGGGCAGACTTTGACAATGACGGTTGGCTGGATCTGCTGGTGAGCAGGCGCTCCGGTGGGCAACGGCTGTACCGATCGCTCGGGAACGGGCAGTTCAGTCCTCTCCCCGCTGCCGTAAGCGCATTGCTTCCGAACCGGGCAAATGGGGTGGCGATCGGCGACTACGATGGCGACGGACTGCTCGATGTGCTTTTCTCGAACTGGGAAGCTTCCGACGGCGCCCCCTCCCTCTACCGCAACACCTCCTCGCCGACCAACGGCTGGTTGCGGGTGCAGCTCAGGGGGGTGGAGTCGAATCGCCTTGGGATCGGGGCGGTGGTCCGGGTCGAGGCCACGATCGGGGGGCGCACGTTGCGGCAGATGCGTCAGGTGGGCGGCTTCGACAGCGTGGGCACCCATGAACTGGCGGCCCATTTTGGCATGGGCGATGCCGCGATCGCCGACACGGTCCGGATCGAATGGCCCTCGGGGATCGTGCAGGAACTCCACCAGGTGGCGCTGAACCGGGTCCTCGAAGTAGCCGAAGGTCCCCTGGCACCGATCGGGTTCACGCCGGCGGGCGGTTCGTTCACCAATTCCGTCCGGGTCACCCTGACCGCCGGGGTTCCGGGTGCCGAGATCCGCTACTCGATCGACGGCTCGGAACCCGTTCTCGACTCCAACCTCTACGCGGCCCCGTTCACCCTGCATGCCACGACCACGGTGAGGGCGCGGCTTTTTCTCAACGGGTTTCCCGCGAGTGACATTGTGTCCGCGGTTTACACGGCGGATCCGGGGCTCCGCTTCGTGCCCAACGGCGGTCTGTTCACCAACCGGCTGGAGGTCTCCGTGGTGACGCGGCTCGCCGGGGTGTCGCTGCGGTACACGACCAACGGGACCGAACCGACGTTGCAGTCGGCGGAGTACGGCGCGCCGGTATCCATCACCGCCGCCACCACCTTCCGCGCGAGGGCGTTCCTGCAGAGTTTTCCCGTAAGCGAGGTGATCACCGCCGTGTTCGAGCGGGTGTACGCCTTCGACAACGACGGCATTCCGGCCGACTGGCGCATTCGCTACTTCGGCGAGGGCTACCGGACGGATCCGCGGGCCGCGGTGGATGCCGATCCGGACGGCGACGGCTCGACGAATCTCCAGGAGTTCGTGGCCGACACCGATCCCCTGGATCCGTTGTCCGGTTTCGCGGTCGGGATCCGGGCGGTGCCGGAGATCCGCTTCGCCTCGGTGCCGAGCCGGACCTACCGGATCCTGCGCCGGACGTCGGTGACGTCTCCGGAATCCACCGTGGTGGCGACCGTGGTGGCGACCGGCGACGCGGTGGTCCATGTGGATCTCGAGGCAGGTCTCGCCGTGAACCCGTCGCTGTACGTGGTGGAACTGGTGGAGTGA
- a CDS encoding ribbon-helix-helix protein, CopG family, with protein MGNAVYPLPLDEHLARDVAKAAEETGLSRAELMRQALAFGLPKVVEALKRSAGRLTTVDPWPARTARALYRQEDDDHEQIRRLIGAQRFKEVD; from the coding sequence ATGGGCAACGCCGTGTATCCCCTTCCACTCGATGAGCACCTGGCGCGGGACGTTGCCAAGGCCGCTGAAGAGACCGGTCTGAGCCGCGCCGAACTGATGCGCCAGGCTCTCGCCTTCGGACTTCCGAAGGTCGTGGAGGCCTTGAAGCGTTCCGCCGGCAGGCTGACCACCGTCGATCCCTGGCCCGCAAGGACCGCCCGGGCGCTGTACCGGCAGGAAGACGACGATCATGAGCAGATCCGCCGGCTGATCGGAGCCCAGCGCTTCAAGGAGGTCGATTGA